In a genomic window of Acropora muricata isolate sample 2 chromosome 2, ASM3666990v1, whole genome shotgun sequence:
- the LOC136898973 gene encoding uncharacterized protein yields the protein MKYSQVTIACSESLHFFALLIMCCTILVYISPTESLKNDDAHETRQELPRSILQRRVIKENGTTNPQSIEKRLKIIEQRLEALLSKPHGSNNKIVAYFSGEAGKQGKNKPFLGPPGPKGDQGPQGAKGERGQGNGVNYVRWGRKSCPNGAQIVYQGIVGGEWYNHYGGGSNYLCLPRNPKYDKYQNGHQAAGYVYGTEYHVSQYNRNPFDKKMNDHDAPCAVCFVKSRGSMLMMPARNDCPSGWTEEYHGYLMTAYHGYRHSSEFICVDGSPEYVRGSKQNKDGALLHPVEGVCGSLPCGPYVAGRELTCAVCTK from the exons ATGAAGTATTCGCAAGTTACTATCGCTTGCAGTGAAAGCCTGCACTTCTTCGCGCTGTTAATCATGTGTTGTACCATTTTGGTTTACATCTCTCCCACCGAGAGCCTAAAAAATGACGATGCACATGAAACAAGGCAAGAGTTGCCAAGATCTATCCTTCAACGCAGAGTAATTAAGGAAAACGGCACAACAAATCCACAAAGCATCGAAAAACGACTTAAAATCATTGAACAGAG ACTCGAAGCCCTACTCAGCAAGCCACACGGGTCGAACAATAAAATTGTCGCCTACTTTTCAG GAGAAGCAGGCAAGCAGGGCAAAAACAAGCCATTCCTAGGCCCTCCTggtcctaaaggagaccaaggaCCTCAAGGAGCCAAAGGAGAGAGGGGGCAAGGGAATGGGGTAAATTATGTGCGATGGGGAAGAAAATCATGTCCCAATGGTGCCCAGATTGTTTATCAAG GGATAGTTGGTGGAGAGTGGTACAATCACTACGGTGGTGGATCAAACTACCTTTGTCTTCCTCGCAACCCAAAGTACGACAagtaccaaaatggccaccaggcTGCGGGATACGTTTACGGCACCGAGTATCACGTAAgtcaatacaacagaaatccgtTCGATAAAAAAATGAACGATCATGATGCTCCCTGTGCTGTTTGCTTCGTCAAGTCACGTGGGTCAATGCTGATGATGCCCGCAAGGAATGACTGTCCATCTGGATGGACCGAAGAGTATCATGGGTATCTGATGACTGCATATCATGGTTACAGGCATTCATCTGAGTTCATCTGTGTCGATGGTAGTCCTGAGTACGTCCGTGGTAGCAAGCAAAACAAGGATGGTGCCTTGCTGCACCCTGTGGAAGGAGTGTGTGGATCGCTCCCATGTGGTCCATACGTGGCGGGAAGGGAGTTGACATGCGCAGTCTGTACCAAGTGA